The following are encoded together in the Streptomyces sp. NBC_00341 genome:
- a CDS encoding Rrf2 family transcriptional regulator: protein MHISAKADYATRALLELAREPGRPLTCEAIASSQEIPFRFLKSVVGELRRAGLVRSQRGCEGGYWLGRPAGEIALLDIVRAVDGEVITLRGESLAALDYPGPAVGLPGVWRRVEAEATAVLGGLTLASLLPAGALERQSGVGVS, encoded by the coding sequence ATGCATATCTCCGCGAAGGCGGACTACGCCACGCGGGCCCTCCTGGAGCTCGCCCGTGAGCCTGGCCGTCCGCTCACCTGTGAGGCCATCGCTTCCTCGCAGGAAATCCCGTTCCGGTTCCTGAAGTCCGTCGTGGGCGAGTTGCGCAGAGCCGGCCTGGTGCGCAGCCAGCGTGGCTGCGAGGGCGGTTACTGGCTCGGCAGGCCGGCCGGCGAGATCGCCCTGCTGGACATCGTGCGTGCCGTCGACGGCGAAGTGATCACCCTGCGCGGCGAGTCCCTGGCCGCGCTCGACTACCCCGGCCCGGCTGTGGGCCTGCCCGGTGTGTGGCGGCGGGTCGAGGCGGAGGCCACGGCGGTCCTGGGCGGACTCACCCTGGCCTCCCTGCTGCCCGCGGGCGCGCTGGAACGGCAGTCCGGGGTCGGAGTCTCGTGA
- a CDS encoding nucleobase:cation symporter-2 family protein yields the protein MTMSTRSTGPGRLAVLGLQHVIVMYTGCVTVPLVFGAAAGLDAAAVAVLINADLLVAGIVTIIQGAGVGRILGVRMPVMAGAAFTAVTPMILIAGEYGLQAVYGSMLAAGLFGLLVAYPFAKAVRFFPPLVSGVVITVVGLALIGVGVNLIVGSDPEAADHAAPSRLALAAFVVIVILLVARFGRGFLAQTGVLLGVVAGTAVAVPLGLVDVTAARTADWIGVSAPFHFGAPQFPAVAVISMCVVMLVLFAESTADLLAVAELTGRKLTTADMARGLAADGLSGVLGGVMNAFLDTVFAQNVGLVTMTKVRSRHVATVAGCMLLVLGLIPKLGALVAGLPQPVVGAAGLVMFATVATVGIGTLRTVDFDGTHNLLIVAVSIGAGMAPEVAPDLYSRLPEGVGIVLGSPVTSATLVAFGLNLAFNGRGPTRVRRVEPVDVPA from the coding sequence ATGACGATGTCCACGAGGAGCACCGGCCCCGGACGGCTCGCGGTGCTCGGCCTGCAGCATGTGATCGTGATGTACACCGGGTGTGTGACGGTGCCGCTGGTGTTCGGCGCGGCGGCCGGCCTCGACGCCGCGGCGGTCGCCGTGCTCATCAACGCCGACCTGCTCGTCGCGGGCATCGTCACGATCATCCAGGGAGCCGGGGTCGGCCGGATCCTGGGGGTGCGAATGCCGGTGATGGCGGGCGCGGCGTTCACAGCGGTGACGCCGATGATTCTGATCGCCGGGGAGTACGGCCTGCAGGCGGTGTACGGGTCGATGCTGGCGGCGGGACTCTTCGGCCTACTGGTGGCCTACCCGTTCGCGAAGGCGGTGCGCTTCTTCCCACCGCTGGTGAGCGGTGTGGTGATCACGGTGGTCGGGCTCGCCCTGATCGGCGTCGGGGTGAACCTGATCGTCGGCAGCGATCCGGAGGCCGCCGACCATGCCGCGCCCTCGCGGCTCGCACTCGCCGCCTTCGTCGTGATCGTGATCCTCCTCGTCGCCCGCTTCGGCCGTGGATTCCTCGCCCAGACCGGCGTCCTGCTCGGCGTGGTGGCGGGGACGGCGGTCGCGGTGCCGCTCGGCTTGGTGGACGTCACGGCCGCGCGGACGGCGGACTGGATCGGCGTCAGTGCCCCCTTCCACTTCGGAGCGCCGCAGTTCCCCGCAGTAGCGGTGATCTCGATGTGCGTGGTGATGCTCGTGCTCTTCGCCGAGTCCACGGCGGATCTCCTCGCGGTCGCGGAGCTGACCGGCAGGAAGCTGACAACCGCGGACATGGCTCGTGGCCTGGCGGCGGACGGCCTCTCCGGTGTCCTGGGCGGCGTCATGAACGCTTTCCTGGACACCGTGTTCGCGCAGAACGTCGGACTGGTGACGATGACGAAGGTACGAAGCCGGCACGTCGCCACCGTGGCGGGCTGCATGCTGCTGGTACTCGGGCTGATTCCCAAACTGGGCGCGTTGGTCGCCGGGTTGCCGCAGCCGGTGGTCGGTGCGGCGGGCCTGGTGATGTTCGCGACGGTCGCCACCGTCGGCATCGGCACGCTCCGTACGGTGGACTTCGACGGCACGCACAACCTGCTGATCGTGGCCGTCTCGATCGGTGCGGGCATGGCCCCGGAGGTGGCTCCCGATCTGTACAGCAGGCTCCCGGAGGGGGTGGGGATCGTGCTGGGCTCGCCGGTGACGAGCGCGACGCTGGTGGCGTTCGGGCTGAACCTGGCGTTCAACGGAAGGGGGCCGACGCGCGTTCGGCGCGTGGAACCGGTCGACGTACCGGCCTGA
- a CDS encoding NmrA family NAD(P)-binding protein, translating into MSISSAAPVLVSGATGKQGGATARALLAAGTPVRALVRDAAAARARAVEELGAELVTGDLDDRASLARAAAGARAVFSVQMPAFTGDGFDFDGEVVQARNLIEAAREAGVPHFVHTSVTGAGKHIETPGWAEGRWASMEGTLGAKAAIQELVRAAGFPYWTLLKPGFFMENFLPSSAFLFPRGIEGGLVSVLHPETRLSLVAVDDIGAAAAAAVADPSTFNRVELELASDHLSMTQIAEVLSRALGTHLPAPDMTETQAKAAGMPGPGASHEYLNVAEQPGRPQYARDLGIPLTTFETWARTYMSPTA; encoded by the coding sequence ATGTCGATCTCATCCGCAGCGCCCGTGCTCGTCTCCGGCGCCACCGGCAAGCAGGGTGGTGCGACCGCACGCGCCCTGCTCGCCGCAGGAACGCCCGTCCGTGCCCTGGTGCGCGATGCCGCGGCAGCACGGGCCCGAGCAGTCGAGGAGCTGGGCGCCGAACTGGTGACCGGCGACCTCGACGACCGTGCGTCCCTGGCTCGCGCCGCCGCGGGAGCCCGTGCGGTGTTCTCCGTACAGATGCCCGCCTTCACCGGGGACGGCTTCGACTTCGACGGCGAAGTGGTTCAGGCGCGCAACCTCATCGAGGCCGCCCGGGAGGCCGGCGTGCCCCACTTCGTCCACACCTCCGTGACCGGGGCCGGAAAGCACATCGAGACCCCTGGCTGGGCCGAGGGCCGCTGGGCCTCGATGGAAGGCACTCTGGGGGCCAAGGCCGCGATCCAGGAGCTGGTCCGGGCGGCAGGCTTTCCGTACTGGACGCTCCTCAAGCCGGGCTTCTTCATGGAGAACTTCCTCCCCTCAAGCGCCTTCCTCTTCCCCCGTGGCATCGAAGGGGGCCTGGTCAGCGTTCTGCACCCCGAGACCCGCCTGTCCCTGGTCGCGGTCGACGACATCGGAGCGGCAGCCGCCGCAGCCGTCGCGGACCCGTCCACCTTCAACAGGGTCGAACTGGAGCTGGCGAGCGACCACCTGTCGATGACGCAGATCGCCGAGGTCCTCTCCCGGGCACTGGGCACGCACCTGCCCGCACCCGACATGACCGAGACGCAGGCGAAGGCGGCCGGAATGCCGGGGCCGGGCGCCAGTCACGAGTACCTCAACGTGGCCGAACAGCCCGGCCGCCCCCAGTACGCGCGAGACCTCGGCATCCCCCTCACCACCTTCGAGACGTGGGCCCGCACATACATGAGCCCCACCGCGTAG
- a CDS encoding DsbA family protein: MTGTPQPPPLVEVVEYTDPMCPWAWGSEPAFRRLRAALADRVRWRRSYAILFDVDDDPPPDPAAETAWYASYVEEISSHTLAPRAVRLSRVAASSWPSSLVAKAAELQGADVAERVLRRLRETVFVLGEPADTSALALAAARGVPGLDPGRLRSDAASDEVLERVRADRAEARRPVPEVLSVRDGSPHPGAARPTPDDGFRYALPTLLFRSPAGYRAVPGLRPFATYAAAVEEVRPGLLETPVTLSPAEALERYRSLTGPEAELLTEGGRPPSDAVRVDTGNGPLWLHPGEAAVHPATSLRPPAGP; the protein is encoded by the coding sequence GTGACGGGCACCCCGCAACCGCCGCCCCTGGTGGAGGTGGTGGAGTACACCGATCCGATGTGTCCCTGGGCCTGGGGCTCCGAGCCGGCATTCCGCCGTCTGCGGGCGGCCCTGGCGGACCGGGTCCGCTGGCGGCGCTCGTACGCCATCCTCTTCGACGTCGACGACGATCCGCCGCCCGACCCGGCGGCCGAGACGGCCTGGTACGCGAGCTACGTGGAGGAGATCAGCTCGCACACCCTGGCGCCCCGCGCGGTCCGGCTGAGCCGGGTCGCGGCGAGCTCCTGGCCCTCCTCGCTCGTGGCCAAGGCCGCTGAGCTCCAAGGGGCCGACGTGGCCGAGCGGGTGCTGCGGCGGCTGCGGGAGACCGTGTTCGTGCTCGGGGAGCCGGCCGACACCAGCGCGCTCGCGCTCGCCGCGGCGCGAGGCGTGCCCGGCCTGGATCCGGGGCGGCTGAGGTCCGACGCGGCCTCGGACGAAGTGCTCGAACGGGTACGGGCCGACCGGGCGGAGGCGCGCCGCCCGGTGCCCGAAGTGCTGTCCGTGCGCGACGGATCGCCACACCCCGGTGCGGCCAGGCCGACCCCCGACGACGGGTTCCGGTACGCGCTCCCGACCCTCCTGTTCCGTTCTCCGGCCGGGTACCGGGCGGTGCCTGGCCTGCGGCCCTTCGCGACCTACGCGGCGGCGGTCGAGGAGGTCCGCCCCGGGCTGCTGGAGACCCCTGTGACCCTCTCCCCGGCCGAGGCTCTGGAGCGTTATCGGAGCCTGACCGGACCGGAGGCGGAGCTGCTCACTGAAGGGGGCCGGCCACCTTCGGACGCGGTCCGGGTGGATACCGGGAACGGGCCGCTGTGGCTGCATCCCGGGGAGGCCGCGGTGCACCCGGCCACCAGCCTCCGGCCTCCGGCGGGGCCCTGA
- a CDS encoding TetR/AcrR family transcriptional regulator — protein MSAQRADARRNYLRILAVAEEEVAAHGADASFEQIARTAGVGSATVRRHFPSRLALLETVSRERVEALRAHAGDLAGSPGGDRYAVLMEWLEEVVVYCVRARGLAVALSYDGSVHDNSCSTTLQEAAGPLLGDAARDGSMDPDVTAADLITLAVGLAMATEHHPDPTASAKRLLRLMAMGLNLRNPPCAGGISHVTVPAAGGVP, from the coding sequence ATGTCCGCACAACGCGCCGACGCCCGGCGCAACTACCTGCGCATCCTCGCGGTGGCGGAGGAAGAGGTCGCCGCACACGGTGCTGACGCGTCCTTCGAGCAGATCGCGCGCACTGCGGGAGTCGGCTCGGCGACGGTGCGCCGGCACTTCCCCTCACGCCTGGCGCTGCTGGAAACGGTCTCCCGAGAGCGGGTCGAGGCCCTGCGCGCGCACGCCGGCGATCTGGCGGGCAGCCCTGGCGGCGACCGGTATGCCGTTCTGATGGAGTGGCTCGAAGAGGTCGTCGTCTACTGTGTGCGAGCCCGCGGACTGGCGGTCGCACTCTCCTACGACGGTTCCGTGCACGACAACAGCTGCTCGACGACACTCCAGGAAGCCGCTGGACCACTGCTGGGCGACGCCGCGCGGGACGGTTCCATGGACCCGGACGTCACAGCGGCCGACCTGATCACACTGGCCGTCGGCCTCGCGATGGCCACAGAACACCATCCCGACCCCACCGCTTCGGCAAAGAGGCTGCTCCGGCTCATGGCCATGGGACTGAACCTGCGGAACCCGCCGTGCGCAGGGGGCATTTCCCACGTCACCGTGCCGGCCGCCGGAGGCGTTCCGTAG
- a CDS encoding DUF2750 domain-containing protein: protein MSQSGSQAAAFFRDVRESTAVWLVRNDEGSPTHLSADGTRSLPFWSTSPRARRAAKVWGRGLRAESMPLDTWCDLVLPDAARDGLVIGINWSGPRMVGWSFTAKEVLNRLAAVN, encoded by the coding sequence ATGAGTCAGAGCGGTTCGCAAGCGGCGGCATTCTTCCGGGATGTCCGCGAAAGCACGGCCGTCTGGCTTGTCCGGAATGACGAGGGAAGCCCGACTCACCTCTCCGCAGACGGCACGCGAAGTCTCCCCTTCTGGTCGACCTCACCCCGCGCCCGGAGGGCGGCGAAGGTCTGGGGGCGCGGCCTCCGCGCCGAGTCCATGCCTTTGGACACCTGGTGCGATCTCGTACTGCCCGATGCCGCCCGGGATGGTCTGGTGATCGGCATCAACTGGAGCGGGCCGCGTATGGTCGGCTGGAGCTTCACCGCCAAAGAGGTTCTCAACCGACTCGCGGCTGTCAACTAG
- a CDS encoding isopenicillin N synthase family dioxygenase: MTDTTNTAETAETAETPETTYSLAELAKETRMGGAGTETSGREIRRIDISDFDARKAEITEQLWAAATDIGFFQLVQHGIGQSTVDEAFADAERFFALPEETKARHALKKGLNSGWESMTQVRPSIGTPDQKESYQLTRPHMDGLWPDDELPGFRERTLGFEARCRELAMRVLSCFADKLGLPDGFFTRAHDPGSEQYQSTLRMLHYFAVPADVESPADVWRAGAHTDFDCLTLLFQRDGQGGLQVCPGKEAEAQEWTPVEPADTVITCNIGDMLTRWSDDRLPSNFHRVKSPGPGDDRSARHSIAFFAQADRDVVIEGPAGRYPAITAADYIQQRIAANFTR, from the coding sequence ATGACTGACACGACCAACACGGCTGAGACTGCCGAGACGGCTGAGACTCCTGAGACGACGTACAGCCTGGCCGAGCTGGCCAAGGAGACTCGTATGGGCGGGGCCGGGACGGAGACCTCCGGCCGGGAGATCCGCAGGATCGACATAAGCGACTTCGACGCCCGCAAGGCCGAGATCACCGAACAGCTGTGGGCTGCCGCCACTGATATCGGCTTCTTCCAGCTCGTGCAGCACGGCATCGGACAGAGCACGGTGGACGAGGCGTTCGCCGACGCCGAGCGGTTCTTCGCACTGCCGGAGGAGACCAAGGCCCGGCACGCCCTGAAGAAGGGGCTCAACTCGGGCTGGGAGTCGATGACCCAGGTCCGCCCGTCGATCGGCACACCGGACCAGAAGGAGTCGTACCAGCTGACCCGGCCGCACATGGACGGGCTGTGGCCGGACGACGAGCTGCCCGGCTTCCGGGAGCGCACGCTCGGCTTCGAAGCGCGGTGCAGGGAACTGGCGATGCGCGTACTGTCCTGCTTCGCCGACAAGCTGGGGCTGCCCGACGGGTTCTTCACGCGCGCCCACGACCCGGGCAGTGAGCAGTACCAGTCGACGCTGCGCATGCTGCACTACTTCGCGGTCCCCGCGGATGTCGAGAGCCCGGCGGATGTCTGGCGCGCGGGTGCGCACACGGACTTCGACTGTCTGACGCTGCTGTTCCAGCGCGACGGGCAGGGCGGGCTGCAGGTGTGCCCCGGCAAGGAGGCCGAGGCACAGGAGTGGACGCCGGTCGAACCGGCCGACACCGTGATCACCTGCAATATCGGGGACATGCTGACGCGGTGGAGCGACGACCGGCTGCCGTCCAACTTCCACCGGGTGAAGTCGCCCGGCCCCGGCGACGACCGCTCGGCCCGCCACAGCATCGCGTTCTTCGCACAGGCCGACCGTGACGTGGTGATCGAGGGACCCGCGGGCCGCTACCCGGCGATCACGGCCGCGGACTACATCCAGCAGCGCATCGCCGCCAACTTCACACGCTAG
- a CDS encoding DUF1266 domain-containing protein codes for MTTGTGTTGTGVPGAGAQWSGWGPPTETERLLHETAAAGDRDAMLDALARSRLYVLVARLHADTPGYAPLLTAHPDPVTPGRRCVTAHTSGTLPPWHPEWVFETIDLDELRRRWPDGVRWLVINPGTPYAVTVAAGPGRRRAWQKAHERSAGPQSDLLVTHRAGPLHGPLAHGLALGAHLAVNNGIVWNDLGATYQGYSTDRARLRHPWGVLDRAAYRETLEALLTARLVGRTYESVLQIRSTLAGRLGRTPTVPEWSAALTDALTRRRTPPSEAAEAHEALRLAVTYEGRLRADGALGVDERVDTLAAFDYGRAVNVVRLALGARLCDPHEAEQAVLRIGALAGQAYSSWAQFSLGYSLARAMNFDEDDRSGVMYEQSLAQHRVLTQDPNSPYRNIAWS; via the coding sequence GTGACGACGGGAACAGGGACAACGGGAACAGGTGTGCCGGGAGCGGGGGCGCAGTGGTCCGGGTGGGGGCCGCCGACCGAGACCGAGCGGCTGCTCCACGAGACGGCGGCGGCCGGCGACCGGGACGCGATGCTGGACGCCCTGGCCCGGAGCAGGCTCTACGTGCTCGTCGCCCGACTGCACGCGGACACTCCCGGCTACGCTCCCTTGCTCACCGCCCACCCGGACCCCGTGACGCCGGGCCGGAGATGTGTCACCGCGCATACCTCCGGCACATTGCCGCCCTGGCACCCGGAATGGGTGTTCGAGACGATCGACCTCGACGAGCTGAGGCGCCGCTGGCCGGACGGGGTGCGGTGGCTGGTCATCAATCCGGGTACGCCCTATGCCGTCACCGTCGCGGCCGGCCCGGGACGTCGCAGGGCATGGCAGAAGGCCCATGAACGGTCCGCGGGGCCGCAGAGCGACCTGCTGGTGACACACCGGGCCGGACCGCTGCACGGCCCGCTCGCGCACGGACTGGCCCTCGGCGCCCATCTCGCCGTGAACAACGGCATCGTCTGGAACGACCTGGGAGCCACCTACCAGGGTTACTCGACGGATCGCGCCCGGCTTCGTCATCCCTGGGGAGTGCTGGACCGCGCGGCCTACCGGGAGACGCTCGAAGCGCTGCTGACCGCCCGGCTCGTCGGCCGTACCTACGAGTCGGTGCTCCAGATCCGCAGCACCCTCGCGGGGCGCCTGGGCCGGACCCCCACCGTCCCGGAGTGGTCCGCCGCGCTCACCGATGCGCTGACGCGCCGCCGGACCCCACCGTCCGAGGCGGCCGAGGCCCATGAGGCACTGCGGCTGGCTGTCACGTACGAGGGCAGGCTCCGCGCGGACGGCGCCCTCGGCGTCGACGAACGGGTCGACACGCTGGCCGCCTTCGACTACGGACGGGCCGTCAACGTCGTGCGGCTCGCACTGGGCGCCCGCCTCTGCGATCCGCACGAAGCCGAACAGGCCGTGCTGCGGATCGGCGCCCTGGCCGGGCAGGCATACAGCTCCTGGGCGCAGTTCTCGCTCGGCTACTCGCTGGCCCGCGCGATGAACTTCGACGAGGACGATCGGTCCGGGGTGATGTACGAGCAGTCACTCGCCCAGCACAGGGTCCTGACGCAGGACCCCAACAGCCCCTACCGGAACATCGCATGGTCATGA
- a CDS encoding MerR family transcriptional regulator, which translates to MDATTLYSIGELSRRTGLSVRTIRFYSDSGVVAPTTRSPAGYRLYDLDALLRLELLRTLRELGIDLATIQRVLDRELSVAEVAAAHADAMDVQIRMLQLRRSVLRVVARRGSSPEETKLMHRLTQLSGEERRRLIDDFIDGTFGTVDADPTAMAMVHAATPDLPDDPTREQVAAWVELAELVSDEDFRARMRRTAVRQAAGRPLDIERDAGEDLMEFTRQKVAEATESGIDPRSDRGAPVIDDLVDRFAEVFARTPDTEFRDWMAQQFEKAHDPRVDRYWRLVWVVNGWQVVPNLIPVYPWLIQALRNDRDA; encoded by the coding sequence ATGGACGCTACGACCCTCTACTCGATCGGGGAGCTTTCCCGGCGGACCGGCTTGTCTGTGAGGACCATCCGGTTCTACTCCGATTCGGGCGTGGTAGCGCCGACCACCCGTAGTCCCGCCGGTTATCGGCTCTACGACCTCGACGCACTGCTTCGTCTGGAACTCCTCCGCACACTGCGCGAGCTGGGCATAGACCTGGCCACGATTCAACGGGTACTGGACCGCGAGCTCTCGGTGGCGGAAGTCGCCGCGGCGCACGCCGACGCCATGGACGTCCAGATCCGGATGCTGCAACTGCGTCGGAGCGTTCTGCGAGTCGTGGCCAGACGCGGGTCCAGTCCCGAGGAGACCAAGCTCATGCACAGGCTTACGCAATTGTCCGGCGAAGAACGCCGCCGTTTGATCGACGATTTCATCGATGGCACCTTCGGCACAGTGGATGCCGACCCGACCGCGATGGCCATGGTTCACGCTGCCACTCCCGACCTCCCCGATGATCCAACCAGAGAGCAGGTCGCCGCGTGGGTGGAACTCGCCGAGCTGGTCAGCGACGAGGATTTCCGTGCCCGGATGCGCCGAACCGCCGTACGCCAGGCCGCCGGGCGCCCGCTCGACATCGAACGCGATGCCGGCGAGGACCTGATGGAGTTCACCCGTCAGAAGGTGGCCGAGGCCACGGAGTCGGGCATCGACCCGCGCAGCGACAGGGGCGCACCCGTCATCGACGACCTCGTGGACCGCTTCGCCGAGGTGTTCGCGCGCACCCCTGACACGGAATTCCGGGACTGGATGGCCCAGCAGTTCGAAAAGGCGCACGATCCCCGGGTGGACCGATACTGGCGGCTGGTGTGGGTCGTCAACGGCTGGCAGGTAGTACCGAACCTGATCCCGGTGTACCCCTGGCTCATCCAGGCCCTGCGAAATGACCGTGACGCGTAG
- a CDS encoding cupin domain-containing protein encodes MSEPLTTPGEGFHPHLHDAPDQSAAPLRSRVHHIRADALDGDTAQSGGMRRFAAVSGKTVGAERLWMGQTHVAPATSSSDHHHGESETAIHVVSGHPEFVFLDDSGGEPEEVRLRTSPGDYIFVPPFVPHREENPDPAEEAVVVIARSTQEAIVVNLPRLYALGDPQA; translated from the coding sequence ATGAGTGAGCCGCTGACAACCCCCGGTGAAGGCTTCCACCCTCACCTCCACGACGCCCCGGACCAGTCGGCCGCGCCGCTGCGCAGCCGGGTGCACCACATCCGTGCGGACGCCCTGGACGGCGACACCGCCCAGAGCGGAGGCATGCGCAGGTTCGCCGCCGTCAGCGGAAAGACCGTCGGAGCGGAGAGGCTGTGGATGGGCCAGACCCACGTGGCCCCCGCGACCTCCTCCTCCGACCACCACCACGGTGAGTCCGAGACCGCGATCCATGTGGTCAGCGGACACCCCGAGTTCGTCTTCCTGGACGACTCCGGCGGCGAACCGGAGGAGGTACGGCTGCGCACCTCACCCGGTGACTACATCTTCGTCCCGCCCTTCGTGCCGCACCGGGAGGAGAACCCCGACCCGGCAGAGGAGGCCGTGGTCGTCATCGCCCGCAGCACGCAGGAGGCGATCGTCGTCAATCTCCCCCGGCTGTACGCGCTCGGAGACCCGCAGGCCTGA
- a CDS encoding DUF1266 domain-containing protein: MVMSPLPSYPSHPAHGVPWVSPSMTEHLLYEAGARGDAEAQLRVLAGEELYIVAPKSEADAAPDMITWRSYRDGTGRNCRPVLTRGMLPPWHPEWVFHGVSLKWVAESDWRDPHQLLSVNTGTPAQSLFPATPPHRAMWLRYHAENDRPRSDRLIALRHGALHGPLAYGLACGAHLAVGNGVPWNEVGTVYHEYSCELELLRDSWGITEPTGWRGQLDALLEARNSPAEPDFVLRVREQLRAGLGEQPSADLWRETAAGHAQDIGVGHDTVRDIEELVRRIVRYEARFRADGLLPPDGRVTTTVAYDYGRAVNLARWGLSARFCVPHEAEQAVVHAGALSRSAYRSWEDFSAGYALGRVLRFDGEDYGDYYRSNVTAHQLLTESEGSPWRNIPWR, from the coding sequence ATGGTCATGAGTCCGCTGCCCTCCTATCCCAGCCACCCTGCCCACGGCGTCCCCTGGGTGTCGCCGTCGATGACGGAACATCTGCTGTACGAGGCCGGAGCACGCGGTGACGCGGAGGCCCAACTGCGTGTGCTGGCCGGCGAGGAGCTGTACATCGTCGCGCCGAAGTCCGAGGCGGACGCCGCTCCCGACATGATCACCTGGCGCTCGTACCGGGACGGGACCGGCCGGAACTGCCGACCGGTACTCACCCGTGGGATGCTGCCGCCCTGGCACCCGGAGTGGGTGTTCCACGGTGTCTCCCTGAAGTGGGTGGCGGAGTCCGACTGGCGCGACCCCCACCAACTGCTGTCCGTCAACACGGGCACACCCGCCCAGAGCCTCTTCCCGGCGACGCCCCCGCACCGTGCGATGTGGCTGCGCTACCACGCGGAGAACGACCGCCCGAGAAGCGACCGGCTGATCGCGTTGCGCCACGGGGCGCTGCACGGCCCACTGGCGTACGGGCTGGCGTGCGGGGCGCATCTGGCGGTCGGCAACGGCGTGCCCTGGAACGAGGTGGGCACCGTCTACCACGAGTACTCGTGCGAGCTGGAGCTCCTCCGCGACTCATGGGGCATCACCGAACCGACCGGCTGGCGAGGGCAGTTGGACGCTCTGCTGGAGGCGCGCAACAGTCCGGCCGAGCCCGATTTCGTACTCCGGGTGCGTGAACAGCTCAGGGCCGGGCTGGGCGAGCAGCCGTCCGCGGACCTGTGGCGTGAGACGGCCGCCGGGCACGCCCAGGACATCGGGGTGGGCCACGACACGGTCAGGGACATCGAGGAACTCGTACGGCGCATCGTCAGGTACGAGGCCCGGTTCCGCGCGGACGGGCTGCTGCCGCCGGACGGCCGGGTCACCACGACCGTCGCCTACGACTACGGGCGGGCTGTGAATCTGGCCAGATGGGGGCTGTCCGCCCGATTCTGCGTTCCGCACGAGGCGGAGCAGGCCGTCGTCCACGCCGGCGCGCTGAGCAGGTCGGCCTACCGCTCCTGGGAGGACTTCTCGGCGGGGTACGCGCTGGGCCGTGTGCTGCGGTTCGACGGCGAGGACTACGGCGACTACTACCGGAGCAATGTCACTGCGCACCAGCTGCTGACGGAGAGCGAAGGCAGCCCGTGGCGGAACATCCCCTGGCGCTGA